The genome window TTCAAAATAAACAATTATCAGGGCAAAAAAGCTCATCATTGGAGAAATTAGGTTAGTAACACTATCTCCTATTCGATAGACTGCTTGCGACAATTCAGGTGAATATCCTAATAGCATAAACATAGGAATAAATATAGGTCCCATAATAGCCCACTTTGCAGATGCACTTCCCATAAACATATTGATTGTGCCGGAGATAATTATAAACATTATGACTAAAGGAATAAGTCCAAAATCTGCACTTTGGAGCAAGGTCGCTCCCTTTACAGCAACCATAATCCCGAGATTGCTCCACTTGAACCATGCAACGAATTGCGATGCAAAAAACACCAAAACCAAAAATGCAATCAATCCTTTAAAGCTATCGTTCATGCCATTTATAACATCCTCATGTTTTTTGAAGGTGCCACTAATATATCCGTAAACAATTCCGCAAGTTCCTGCAACAATGAACAAAACAGCAATAAATCCTTTTAGTACCGGAGAATGTAAAATTGTATTGTCATCGGCACGTAAAATTCCATTAGAAGGAATTAGACCAAATGCGATTATTGCTATGAATAACAAAAGAACTATTCCTGCCCATTTCAATCCTTTTTTTTCTCTTTTATTAAGTTTTGTAATTTCTTCTTTTTCTACTCCACCGGTATATTTTCCAAGCCGGGGTTCAACAATAGCTTTAGTTACCCAGGTTCCTGCAAATGCAATAATAAATGTTGATGCCACCATAAAGTAATAATTGGCAGTTGTCATCACGTAATAGTCCGGATCAACAATACGTGCAGCTTCTGTAGATAAACCGGCAAGAAGTGGATCTATGGTTCCAATAAATAAATTTGCACTAAATCCGCCACTTACACCTGCAAAAGCAGCAGCCATACCGGCAATAGGATGTCTCCCTAATGAGTGAAAAATAACTCCAGCTATCGGAATAATTAGGATATATCCGAGATCTGATGCCATATTTGATAGTATTCCGGTGAAAACGATCAAAAAAGTAACAGAGTTTTTTGGAGCCTTAATAAGTAAAAGATTAATAGAAGACTTTATAAGTCCGCTACTTTCGGCAATTCCTATCCCCAGCATTGCAACCATAACAATGCCTAATGGAGCAAAACCAGTGTAACTCTTAACCATTCCAAGAAGTATTTTATGAAGGCCATCTCTCGAAAGAAGATTTATTATTCTAATGGTTTCTCCATTGCTTGGATTAATCCCTTCCCATTGCAGATAGTAACCTATCAATGATATTACTAAGGTCATTAGTCCAAAAATTCCGAACAAAGCGGCAGGATGAGGCAGAGCATTTCCTGCTTTCTCAATTCCTCCAAGTATATTGATTTTTATCTTCATAAAATTTCATTTATAATCCTTTTTCTTAGCTAAAATCATATTTGATAAAAGCTTATTTTGTAGAATATGCAGTAAGGAATGTCAACATAATCCCATAATTACAACCTGCTTGATTCTCAAAAAAATTTCAAAAGTATAAATTATTTTGACTACTCAGCTTTGAGATGTGCTTAAATTTGATGCCTTTTTTTTGCTTAATTGTTTCATATGCAGCTTACTTGTGGTAATTTAGAGAGCATATAAAAAACTATTTACCTATTAATTAAAGCAGCAGAGATTTATTTCTGTGGTATTTTCATAAAACATTAGATATGAAAAAACTCAAATAGAACAATATGCTCTGGATTTTGTTATAGGAACTCATATTGGTTAGTTCTTATTTTTTGTAATATGTCCTATTTTGAGCACTTTGTTATCTGCTTGGATCAATTTCCTGACAATCTGTATTTCCCTGCCGTATTTTTTCAAGTATGTCTGATCTATCATTATTTGATTGTTCTTCAAATACATTTTCAGTGTTTTGGTCATTAATTGATTTAATAAATGTTGCTTTGACTCTTTTCGAGACTAACATGTAAGGTATCCAAATGCTGGCACCAATTACAGCCTGTATAATATTTCTTGTAATCTCATTTGTTTCTTCCGGTTCAAATTCGAAAAAGAGGCTGTAGAAATGATTATCGAGTACTTGTCCTATTATATTTACCACAAGAAAAATAATATACAATCGCGGAAATGAGGTTCTTTTTTTAAGATACAGTACTATAAGTAGAACAATCATCACAACAAACATTGCATTATAAACTGTTTCTCCAATTATGTATATGTGAATCTGGTTTGAAAAATATTCGCTCTTCGGATTCATAAACATATCCCAAACAGTTTTGTTAAAAAAATCATGCCTAATTAAATTATAACATAAAGATCCCAATGAAACTACTAGTGCTATGCCGGGAAAGACAAGCCATCCGCCAATTGCCAGCGGTTTAGCACTGGAGGCAAGAGAGGAAATATCAATCTTATAAATCCGTTTTGAAAGAAATACAAATATTAAAACTGACATAATAAACAGTGACAGACCTATTGGATGAAGACCAGTCGTTTCAGTAATATCATATGAATCCTCATAACCATAGATGAATACGTCGTAAGTTGCAATTAGAATTTTATCCAATTGTTTATTGTAGTTCGAAATTTCGTCTAATGGCACAAAATCATTAAGTGTTTTTAAATGATAATGAAAGTCTACTATATTATCTTCAATTGTACTTTTTGTATAAGAGAAGGATAAGGACTTGCTATTAAACTCCTCCCCAATTTTATCGAAGGTAACTTTTTTTGGGAAAACAAATTGGGTGTGTTGATGGACTTCTACAGGATAATTTAAACTTACTGGCATCTCCCTGACTTTATCATCGGGTGAAATAAGGTAAGACCTTATTGTCATAGCATACAATTCGGTTGAGTAATTTTGCTTTTCTACGCCATCGTCATACTCCTGCCAAAATCCGCTTATCTTATATTTTTCGTGAAGGGTTATTTGGTTGAGTTTTTTATCATCTGTTATTGTAGGATCCTGCTCCCAAACGATATCAGGATAATAGCTTGAATAAAAATTGATAAGGTTGCTTTTAAAGGCGCTTATTCCCTGATAAGAATAATTATCTCTCATTACATCGGCCTGCCTTCCGGAGTAAACACTCTTTATGTCAAAAAAAACCGGCTCAGTAGCACTCTCAACAATAATGCTTTCTTTAACATTTAGTTTCCCTTCTTCATTTGTAGGTATTATGTCCAGTTGATAGGTCTCATTGTCCAAAACTAGCGCTTTTTTCACATCTGGAAAACTGATTCTATCCAGATTGTCAGCTTGATTATTTTGAGTAGCATCAATATAATAGTCTTTGCCTATAAGATTAAAATAAAGAATAACATGGTCGAACAATGATGGTGAAGGCAGGTAATTTTCAAGGGCATGTTTATTGTTTGTCGAAACCCAGGCAATTTTTGAATCGATACCTATTTGAGCCATGAGAGCTTGTAAGAGGTAGGTTTTGTCTTTACAATCTCCATATCGGTTGGATATTACTTCATTAGGGGAATGAGGAGTGATAGCATGGATACCTTCTTCCAAACCAACATAGCGAATTTCTTCCTGAACAAATTTAATAAGCAGCAAAGCTTGTGTTTGTTTATCGCTATTCGCTTCTTGTACTTCTGCCACTTTCACTTTGATTAACAGGTTTGGATCTGTTAGTTTAGGGTATAGTTTGAGTCCCCACTGCGCTAACTCGTTCCAATTCGAAAATTGGCTTAACTCAACATATTTATAAGGTAGATACCAAACCGGAACATAATCGGGCCAATGTATGCCTTCGATTTTAGAAATTTCCCATTCATATCGTTTCGCATTACCATAAATTGATATAATTGGTGCAGGTGCCTTGTTAAACTCCTTGGTAAATAAAGGTAAGTCACTTGGTACAACACATGCTTTGTATATTTTCTCAACTGGGTCGGAAAATTGGAATAAAAAGGATTTGAAAACTATATCCCCATAAATAGGATTCCTCCCATTTATTGAATAGGAAATATCAAGTATATCTTCTGTGCGAAGGTCTTTGAAAATTAAAACAATGGCCTTGTCGCCAAGGTAAATATTTGTTGATGAAGAATTGCCATCATCAACTTCCTTAATTTCGACTTTGTCCCGTATGTCAATTACCTTGTCGTTTCGATAGATTTTCAGGTGATGAAATATAACTTCTTGATAAATTGGTGAATAGTTGATGGAATATTCGGAGTGATCGTGAATGCCAGTATTGGAGATGAATTTTTTCAGAAAATGATAATAACTCTCGTGTTCCAAAAAATTGAATTGTTCGTCAACCAAAAGGTATAAAACGCCGTTGTTAATTTCGTCTAAATCAGTTTTAAATTCAGGGGAGAAATCGATGGTTTTTATCCATGCTGGAGGGCTAACATACTTGATATTGTTTTCTTGTGCCTGTAAGAAAAAAGTTAACGACAAAAGAAAAAGCAATTGAATGTATTTAGGAAAATTCATATTTAAAGGGATTTTGTTATGGAATTTTGAAAGATTATAATTTCAATTAAACATTTTAAGATAGGCAACTATTTTGCCTGCTTCTAACCTAAGACCGATAATTTTTCAACAAATATAGGAATTCTTATCCAATTCATTTAATGCTAATATAGAAAATTTCATTTACTGCACATCAAAATTGATATTTTATCAATAGTTATTTAGATTATAGGAACTGAGTTTTTGTCAATAAAAACTAAACTTCAAAAATTTCTATCCTATCTGATTCATAATATTTCGTGCAAAATATCTAACTTAGAGCCGAATTTGAACTTACGTTGCATTTATTAGTTGAATTTAGGATGTGGTTGATTGTAAATGGATATAGTTGCTACACATTATTGGTCTTTTATCATATAGCTTTCAGGAAATTTCAAATGAAGTAGCTGTTGTGATAAAATATGCTATATAAAAACTGAAACACAGCATTATAAAACTACTCTTTGGAGGAAAGTTATCTTTTACTTGATGAACCTCTCCCAATTTTAAATATTAGCTAACTGCTTGATTGTGTGGCGAAATTTTACTATGTCTTATCAATCCTAAATCAATAAAAAACAATGGAATAAGAATTGAGCAGTAAGCAAGCAAATCCCAAACGTCATAGGTTGAATCATAAATCTCTAAATACTGCATTGTTTCAATGCCAAAACAAACTAAAATAAAAATAAATAAAGTTCTTGATGGTGTAAAAAAACGAGTCCAGGCATTGTCTGCTTTAGCTGTATAGAGTCCCCTAAACAATATGTAATTCCATGCTGGCCCAGTCATATCTAATACATAAGCTTTCCAGAAATCTCCCAAATCGATCCAAATTGTTGACAACCCAATAGTCCCCAATGAAATAATCATTGCTGCCCAATATGGAGCAAATCTATCATGTTGCTTCTTTAATATTTCTTGATTCACAAATTTGTAAATTTACATTTCTATTTCATTTTGGTATAGAAGCAAATATTAGAAAAATCTGTATAGTAGTTATTATCATTAAGTTAATAATTACATCTTGATAAAAAAAAATCTCTGAGATCCCGATAGCTATCGGAATTGTGTTTCCTTTGTGTTTCTCAGTATAATAGCTTTCCGATAACTATCGGAATCACAAAGTTACTCAAAGAAGACACAAAGAAACACAAAGAAAAATTTAAATATAAAAGATTATATCTCAGATGATTACATAATATGCTTTTATACGTGAAATTTGAGATAATATTTTACAAAGTTTATTTCAACCAATTTTTCTTAATACCAAATATAGAAAACCAAACTAGAACTGCTCCCAAAATAACTACTAATATGGGCATTACAGACGCTTGTGGACCATATACTTCGAGAGATTCAGTTGCAAACATATTATGTGTCATTTGCGGAATTATTGCTAACAATGAAATAATAAAAGCCAATTTAGACCATTTCTTTTTTAATACTAAACCTATGGCTCCTAATAAACCGCCAAATACTGCAATGGCAAATACTATTTCTGTCCATAATGGGTAACTTTCATACAGCTCTCTTTCTGCAACCGGCAATGCTTCAAGTGCTTCGGCAGATATAAATGTGTGCATAAAAAATGAGCCAACTCCCATTATATTCCACAGTAAACTAATTATTGTTAGCGTCCAGAACCATTTTGGAATTTTTTCGTTGTTTCCCATAATTATTTTTATTTAGGATTGGCATCAAAACTAACCATCCATTGTATGTTAAATTTGTCTGAAAACATTCCGAAATAAGAATCCCAAAAAGTTTTATTCATAGGCATTAATACTTTTCCCCCAGCAGAAAGTGCATTGAAAAGCCTATCGGCTTCATCTTTAGAATCGGTGTTTATTGAAACAGAAAAGTTAGTCCCTACTTTTACTCCTTCTGCCCATTCTCCACCGGCATCGCTTCCCATGAGCATTGTGTTCCCAACAGGTAAAGCAATATGCATTATTTTGTTTAATTCAGATTCTTCAAGTTTGCAATTTGGGTCGGTTTGAGGCATATCTTTAAATTTGCCGATAAATGCAAAATCGCCTCCAAATGCAGCTTTATAGAAATTAAATGCTTCTTCGCAATTTCCATTAAATGTCAAATAAGTATTTACTGTTGTCATAATTTTTAATTTTAATTTGTTAATACTATTGCTGAAAAAAATCTATCATAAGATAGCTTTTCATTCAACTCTTTTTCAAAATTTACTTCAAAATTCATTCTTTTTAATAATTCAAAAATACAAATATGTAAAAAAAATGTAGTTTAACAAATTTGGAGAGAGCAATGATTTTAGTTCAATAATCATAAGTAAAACAAAAACTTAGATAAATTATATAGCAAAATTTCAACTATCAATTGTATTAAACACAAGATGTAGTTTAGTTACGATTTTTCATTGGGACTGAGTTCGATTCAGTAGTTTCTTGTTGCCTTTTTAATATTTTTAGGTGATGTGTTTAGTAGTTTGTTATCACCTTTCAAAACCTGTATTTACTAAAAGGAAAATCAATCCAATTAAAAAGATAATCGCGATGACAAATCCAATCAGTTTTCCAATCCGATTGTGTTTCTTTAGTTCTTTATCAAGGCTTATAAGTGTATTTTCTTCAAGATTAAATAATGCATTCCTTAATTGCTTTAAATAAACATTGTGAGTGAATTTATTTATGAATATTATTACCAAATAGGAAAAAATATAGAATACCGAGAGCATCAAAATTTTATTTAATTCAAATATACCATCATTATTTTCCATTGTAAGGTTAAGACCGAATGTTGCTAAAACAATAGATAGAGCCACCGAATGTTGAATTAATTTAAGTTTTGTATTAAAGTATTTTATTTTATAAAGCAGTAGTTTGTGCAAATCAAATCCTCTGGTATCCATTTTATTGATAACTCTCAATTGAATTATCAAAAAAATAAATATTGATAAAGCAACAACAATATGGAATATTACTGCTGCTAAAATTGGAGTGTTGTTCAAATAGAAGAAAATATTATAAATTAACACCAAAGCTGA of Bacteroidota bacterium contains these proteins:
- a CDS encoding TIGR00366 family protein; protein product: MKIKINILGGIEKAGNALPHPAALFGIFGLMTLVISLIGYYLQWEGINPSNGETIRIINLLSRDGLHKILLGMVKSYTGFAPLGIVMVAMLGIGIAESSGLIKSSINLLLIKAPKNSVTFLIVFTGILSNMASDLGYILIIPIAGVIFHSLGRHPIAGMAAAFAGVSGGFSANLFIGTIDPLLAGLSTEAARIVDPDYYVMTTANYYFMVASTFIIAFAGTWVTKAIVEPRLGKYTGGVEKEEITKLNKREKKGLKWAGIVLLLFIAIIAFGLIPSNGILRADDNTILHSPVLKGFIAVLFIVAGTCGIVYGYISGTFKKHEDVINGMNDSFKGLIAFLVLVFFASQFVAWFKWSNLGIMVAVKGATLLQSADFGLIPLVIMFIIISGTINMFMGSASAKWAIMGPIFIPMFMLLGYSPELSQAVYRIGDSVTNLISPMMSFFALIIVYFEKYDSKSGIGSLIATMMPYSIAFFIVWTILMIIWIMFGFPLGPEAGLYYVK
- a CDS encoding DUF2569 family protein yields the protein MNFPKYIQLLFLLSLTFFLQAQENNIKYVSPPAWIKTIDFSPEFKTDLDEINNGVLYLLVDEQFNFLEHESYYHFLKKFISNTGIHDHSEYSINYSPIYQEVIFHHLKIYRNDKVIDIRDKVEIKEVDDGNSSSTNIYLGDKAIVLIFKDLRTEDILDISYSINGRNPIYGDIVFKSFLFQFSDPVEKIYKACVVPSDLPLFTKEFNKAPAPIISIYGNAKRYEWEISKIEGIHWPDYVPVWYLPYKYVELSQFSNWNELAQWGLKLYPKLTDPNLLIKVKVAEVQEANSDKQTQALLLIKFVQEEIRYVGLEEGIHAITPHSPNEVISNRYGDCKDKTYLLQALMAQIGIDSKIAWVSTNNKHALENYLPSPSLFDHVILYFNLIGKDYYIDATQNNQADNLDRISFPDVKKALVLDNETYQLDIIPTNEEGKLNVKESIIVESATEPVFFDIKSVYSGRQADVMRDNYSYQGISAFKSNLINFYSSYYPDIVWEQDPTITDDKKLNQITLHEKYKISGFWQEYDDGVEKQNYSTELYAMTIRSYLISPDDKVREMPVSLNYPVEVHQHTQFVFPKKVTFDKIGEEFNSKSLSFSYTKSTIEDNIVDFHYHLKTLNDFVPLDEISNYNKQLDKILIATYDVFIYGYEDSYDITETTGLHPIGLSLFIMSVLIFVFLSKRIYKIDISSLASSAKPLAIGGWLVFPGIALVVSLGSLCYNLIRHDFFNKTVWDMFMNPKSEYFSNQIHIYIIGETVYNAMFVVMIVLLIVLYLKKRTSFPRLYIIFLVVNIIGQVLDNHFYSLFFEFEPEETNEITRNIIQAVIGASIWIPYMLVSKRVKATFIKSINDQNTENVFEEQSNNDRSDILEKIRQGNTDCQEIDPSR
- a CDS encoding VOC family protein produces the protein MTTVNTYLTFNGNCEEAFNFYKAAFGGDFAFIGKFKDMPQTDPNCKLEESELNKIMHIALPVGNTMLMGSDAGGEWAEGVKVGTNFSVSINTDSKDEADRLFNALSAGGKVLMPMNKTFWDSYFGMFSDKFNIQWMVSFDANPK